Part of the Marinobacterium rhizophilum genome is shown below.
GGCCAGTTCCTGACGCTGCGCCTGCCCTGGCAGGGCGAGCACCTGTTGCGCTGCTATTCGATGTCCAGTGCACCGACAGTGGACGCCAGTCTGCGCGTGACCATCAAGCGGGTGGTGGAGGGGCGTGGTTCCAACTGGGTCTGTGACCAAGTCGGCGCCGGGGATGAGATCGAGGTGATGACACCGGCCGGTGTCTTTGTACCGCGTTCACTTGATGGCGATTTTCTGCTGTTCGCAGGCGGGAGCGGTATCACGCCGGTATTCTCCATCCTCAGGGCCGTGCTGCTGCGCGGGCGCGGTCAGGTCCGCCTGATCTACGCCAACCGTGATGAGCAGTCGATCATCTTTCGAGAAGCGCTTAAAGAACTGGGCGCACAGTATGCCGACCGCTTTGATGCAATCCACCTGCTGGATTCGGTGCAGGGGGTGCCCAGTGTCAGCCTGCTGCGCCGTCTGGCCGCCGGGATGCCGGATGCCCAGGCGTTTGTCTGCGGTCCCGGGCCCTTCATGAATGCCGCCGAGGCGGCGTTGCAGGAGTTGAAACTCCCGGCCGAGCGGATTCATGTCGAGCGTTTTGTGTCCTTGCCCTCGGAAGAAGCTCGGGATCAGGAGTTGCGTCAGGCGCTCAGCGAATCCACCGATATCGAGCAGGCCCAGGTCGTTATTGATCTGGATGGCCAGACCCATGAGCTGGAGTGCAGGGGAGGGGAGACCATCCTCGAGGCGGCCGAACGGGTCGGGCTGGAGCTGCCCTATTCCTGTCAGGCCGGCATGTGTGCGTCCTGCATGTGCGAGGTGCTGGAGGGGGAGGTCAAGCTGCTGCATAACGATGTGCTCGACGAGCGCGATCTGTCCAGGGGCATGACGCTGACCTGCCAGGCCGTACCGCAATCTGCCCATCTGCGGCTGAAGTACACCTGAGTTTTATCGAGTTTCACGGTTCCGCCTTTGAGGCCGGCTTATGCCGGTCTTTTTTTCTTAGTCTTATTGGACGATGGCAGCGGCCGGTGAGCCTTTTAACCTGAGGGGACTATTCGCGCAGGGCGCTGACCGGTCGGGTATGCCGACTCGGCTGTGGGAGATCGTGCCCGCCATAACAACGAAGACGGGAGAAGCATTATGCAAGGCTGTCTACAGGACAAGGTCGCATTTATTACCGGCGGCGGTAGTGGTATCGGTGCCGCCACGGCAGAACGCTTCGCACAGGAAGGCGCCAAAGTGGTGATCTGCGGGCGTCGCCAGGCGCCGCTAGACGACGTCGTCAGCCGTATTCGTGCCGTCGGAGGCGAAGCCGAGGCGGTGGTGGCCGATGTCAGCGATGAACAGGCTTTTGTTGCAGCGCTCGAGGGCGCGGCGCAGCGTCACGGTCGCTTCGATATTCTGGTCAACAATGCCATGGCGTTTACCTGGGGCTGCATCGAAGAAACAACCACCGAACAGTGGCATGCAAACTTTGCCACCTCTGTCGACGGTACCTTCTGGGGAACCCGCACCGCCATGGGGCTGATGAAGGCCCATGGCGGCGCTATCGTCAATCTGGCGTCCATCTGCGGTGTGCTGGGCACACCCTGGATGTCCGGCTATTCGGCTTCAAAGGCTGCGGTGATCAACTTTTCCCGTGCTGCGGCGGCCGAAGGCGCGGCCAGTGGTGTGCGCGTCAATGTGGTGATTCCGGCAGTGGTGGAAACGCCGGCCACTGCCGACATGCTGTCCGACGACAGTGCGCGCAGCAGTACTGAAAAGCTTATTCCGATGGGTCGCGTCGGTCAGCCGCAGGAGCTGGCCAATGCCATTCTCTTTTTGGCCAGCGATCAGGCGTCCTATATAACCGGTGCGGCCTTGCCCGTCGATGGCGGGCGTTCGGCGGTACTTGTTACCGCAATGGACTGAGGAGTTGTTTATGCAAGCAGCCAATATTGAACATGCAGCGGACGTCGATGCGCTGTTTCAGCCGCTCAGTCTGGGGGCGATTGATCTGGCCAACCGCATCGTGATGGCGCCGATGACGCGCAACCGTGCCGATGCCGACGGTGTGCCCAACGACTTGATGGTTGAGCACTACGCGGCGCGCGCCGGAGCCGGACTGATCGTTGCCGAAGGTACCTGGCCCAGCGTGACCGGTCAGGCCTACTGTCGGCAACCTGGTATCGAAACGCCGGCCCAGGTTGCGGCCTGGCGCCGAGTCACCGATGCCGTGCATGCAAAGGGTGGCAAGATCATTCTTCAAATCATGCACGCCGGGCGTATTGGCAGCGACAGTATCAAACCTGCGGGTGTCGAAACGGTTGCGCCTTCAGCAATCCAGGCCCGTGGCGAAGTCTTTACCGATGCGGCTGGCATGCAGCCCTTCGATCTGCCGCGGGCGCTGACGACCGCGGAGGTGGAAGCGGTGGTCGAGGAGCACCGTCAGGCTGCCCTCAATGCGCGTAATGCGGGCTTTGACGGTGTCGAGCTGCACTGCACCAGTGGCTATCTGCCAATGCAGTTTCTCTGTTCGGGCACCAACCAGCGGGATGACCGCTACGGTGGCAGTCTCGAAAACCGGGTGCGCTTTGTCGCCGAGTGCCTGCAGGTCATGTCCGATGCCATAGGTGCGGGCCGTGTTGGTTTTCGCATCAACCCGGGCAATACCTTCAATGACACCAGCGATGCGGACAGCGTTGCCAGCCATGCGGCGCTGTTACGCGCGGGCGCGCAGATCGGTGTGGCGTTTGTTCACATCATGCGCTCCCCGCTGGAGGCGGTTGACGCCTTCGCGCTGGCCCGCGAGCACTTCAGTGGCCGGCTGATCCTGAACGACAGCTTTGATGCCGCCAGTGCGGCCAGTGCCATCCGTGATGGCCAGGGGGATGCGGTGTCCTTTGCACGCCATTTTATTGCCAACCCCGATCTGGTCAGCCGCATCCGCAAGGGGCTGGCGCTGGCCCGGCTTGACCGCAAAACCATTTATACGCCCGGGCCAAAAGGCTATACCGATTACCCGCCGTCGGCAGAATGAATCGAGGACAACACTATGAAAGTACTGGTACCTGTCAAACGCGTGATTGATTACAACGTCAAGGTGCGCGTGAAATCCGACGGATCGGACGTGGATCTGAACAACGTCAAGATGTCGATCAACCCCTTCGACGAAATTTCGGTGGAAGAAGCTGTGCGCCTGAAAGAAGCGGGTGTCGCCACCGAGGTCGTGGTGGTGAGCTGTGGCCCCAAGGCGAGCCAGGAAGTGCTGCGCGCGGCACTGGCGATGGGGGCTGATCGTGCCATCCATCTGCACAGCGACGAAAACCTGGAGCCGCTGGCGG
Proteins encoded:
- a CDS encoding ferredoxin--NADP reductase; the protein is MSTSRYHRLRVARVVQETADAVSLQFELSDEQKALFHYRPGQFLTLRLPWQGEHLLRCYSMSSAPTVDASLRVTIKRVVEGRGSNWVCDQVGAGDEIEVMTPAGVFVPRSLDGDFLLFAGGSGITPVFSILRAVLLRGRGQVRLIYANRDEQSIIFREALKELGAQYADRFDAIHLLDSVQGVPSVSLLRRLAAGMPDAQAFVCGPGPFMNAAEAALQELKLPAERIHVERFVSLPSEEARDQELRQALSESTDIEQAQVVIDLDGQTHELECRGGETILEAAERVGLELPYSCQAGMCASCMCEVLEGEVKLLHNDVLDERDLSRGMTLTCQAVPQSAHLRLKYT
- a CDS encoding alkene reductase, with protein sequence MQAANIEHAADVDALFQPLSLGAIDLANRIVMAPMTRNRADADGVPNDLMVEHYAARAGAGLIVAEGTWPSVTGQAYCRQPGIETPAQVAAWRRVTDAVHAKGGKIILQIMHAGRIGSDSIKPAGVETVAPSAIQARGEVFTDAAGMQPFDLPRALTTAEVEAVVEEHRQAALNARNAGFDGVELHCTSGYLPMQFLCSGTNQRDDRYGGSLENRVRFVAECLQVMSDAIGAGRVGFRINPGNTFNDTSDADSVASHAALLRAGAQIGVAFVHIMRSPLEAVDAFALAREHFSGRLILNDSFDAASAASAIRDGQGDAVSFARHFIANPDLVSRIRKGLALARLDRKTIYTPGPKGYTDYPPSAE
- a CDS encoding SDR family NAD(P)-dependent oxidoreductase, with the protein product MQGCLQDKVAFITGGGSGIGAATAERFAQEGAKVVICGRRQAPLDDVVSRIRAVGGEAEAVVADVSDEQAFVAALEGAAQRHGRFDILVNNAMAFTWGCIEETTTEQWHANFATSVDGTFWGTRTAMGLMKAHGGAIVNLASICGVLGTPWMSGYSASKAAVINFSRAAAAEGAASGVRVNVVIPAVVETPATADMLSDDSARSSTEKLIPMGRVGQPQELANAILFLASDQASYITGAALPVDGGRSAVLVTAMD